A stretch of the Pirellulales bacterium genome encodes the following:
- the rpsI gene encoding 30S ribosomal protein S9, whose protein sequence is MLGTGRRKTAVARVRLRAGNGTITVNGRELERYFPSEKDRGQLLEALVKADRRQSVDVIIRVNGGGPAGQAGACKHGIARALRKYDASLDELLRHSGMLTRDGRMKERKHYGLRGARRGTQFSKR, encoded by the coding sequence GTGTTGGGCACCGGGCGGCGCAAGACCGCCGTCGCCCGCGTCCGGCTCCGCGCCGGCAATGGCACGATCACGGTCAATGGCCGTGAGTTAGAACGCTATTTCCCGTCGGAAAAAGATCGCGGCCAATTGCTCGAAGCGCTGGTGAAGGCCGATCGGCGGCAATCGGTCGACGTGATTATTCGCGTCAACGGCGGCGGTCCAGCCGGCCAGGCCGGCGCGTGCAAACATGGCATCGCCCGTGCTTTGCGGAAATACGATGCGTCGCTCGACGAACTGTTGCGCCACTCTGGCATGCTAACGCGCGATGGCCGCATGAAAGAGCGCAAGCACTACGGCCTCCGCGGTGCCCGCCGTGGAACGCAGTTCTCGAAGCGTTAA
- the rplM gene encoding 50S ribosomal protein L13, which translates to MSTKTYMAKPGEVEQHWWLVDGSGKVVGRLASQLAMVLMGKHRPTYTPHVDTGDFVVVLNAEKVVLSGKKWDQKEYTWYTGYPGLRRETAGKRLARRPELILREAVRRMLPKNKLAVHMLDKLKIYVGDKHPHQAQQPEPLEIKAK; encoded by the coding sequence ATGTCGACGAAAACGTATATGGCCAAGCCGGGCGAGGTCGAGCAGCATTGGTGGCTGGTCGATGGCTCCGGCAAAGTGGTCGGCCGGCTCGCGAGCCAGTTGGCAATGGTGCTGATGGGCAAGCATCGCCCGACCTACACTCCGCATGTCGACACCGGCGATTTCGTCGTCGTTTTGAATGCGGAAAAGGTGGTCCTGTCGGGCAAGAAATGGGATCAGAAGGAATACACCTGGTACACCGGCTATCCCGGCTTGCGGCGTGAAACCGCCGGCAAGCGGCTTGCCCGCCGTCCGGAATTGATCCTCCGCGAGGCCGTGCGCCGCATGCTTCCGAAAAATAAACTGGCGGTCCACATGCTCGACAAGCTGAAAATCTATGTCGGCGATAAGCATCCGCACCAAGCCCAGCAGCCCGAGCCGCTGGAGATCAAGGCGAAGTGA
- the fusA gene encoding elongation factor G yields MDVSKLRNIGVSAHIDSGKTTLSERILYYAGRIHRMQEVKGEGGATMDYMDLERERGITITSAATSVEWQGCDINLIDTPGHVDFTVEVERSLRVLDGAILVLCAVGGVQSQSMTVDRQMKRYHVPRLAFINKMDRTGANPQRVVSQVKEKLGCDPILMQWPIGKEDAFEGVIDLITMEAVYFDGSNGQTVRREAIPAELLDDAKTARHAMLESLAMYSDEMMELMLAEQDVPADLIHTVVKEAVQGQDVTPVFMGSAYKNKGVQPLLDAVVRYLPSPLERRVVAKAYNNPSEEVPLVPDVNKPLVGMAFKIVDDPHGQLTFMRIYQGRAGKGEMYFNQRTGQKQRFSRIVKMHADKRTEVDSADAGDIVAIMGIDAASGDTYAATPKFCTLESMFIAEPVIKKAINPVSRDGADRLSKALARFMREDPTFRCTADEETGETVIAGMGELHLEIYVERIRREYKVEVEVGAPKVSYREAPTAKAEYNYRHKKQTGGSGQFAHIVGYLEPLPEDAEENFEFESTVVQGRIPKEYIPSVEKGFAASVAKGPIAGYPIVGVKGVLEDGSYHDVDSSDMAFQTCARNCFRETFLQTKPVLLEPIMKVEIEVPANYQGPVAGELTSRRGLIVSTEVQGVNAVIEGEVPLAETFGYSTDLRSMTQGQGTFTMEFLKYRRVPNAIQQEIIAEKKKRELVGAK; encoded by the coding sequence ATGGATGTTTCGAAGCTGCGCAACATCGGTGTGTCGGCCCATATCGACTCGGGGAAAACCACCCTCAGCGAACGGATCCTCTACTATGCGGGCCGCATTCACCGCATGCAGGAGGTCAAGGGCGAGGGCGGCGCCACGATGGACTATATGGACCTCGAACGCGAACGCGGCATCACCATCACCAGCGCCGCCACCAGCGTCGAATGGCAGGGCTGCGACATCAATTTGATCGACACCCCGGGCCACGTCGATTTCACCGTCGAAGTCGAACGCAGCTTGCGCGTGCTCGATGGCGCGATCCTTGTGCTCTGCGCTGTCGGCGGCGTGCAGTCGCAATCGATGACCGTCGATCGCCAGATGAAGCGCTATCACGTGCCCCGGCTCGCCTTTATCAACAAGATGGACCGCACCGGCGCCAATCCGCAGCGCGTCGTGTCGCAAGTGAAAGAAAAGCTCGGCTGCGATCCGATCCTCATGCAATGGCCGATCGGGAAGGAAGATGCTTTCGAAGGCGTGATCGATCTGATCACGATGGAAGCTGTCTACTTCGACGGCTCGAATGGCCAGACGGTCCGCCGCGAAGCGATTCCCGCCGAACTGCTCGACGACGCCAAAACCGCTCGCCACGCCATGCTCGAATCGCTCGCCATGTATAGCGACGAGATGATGGAATTGATGCTGGCGGAGCAAGACGTTCCCGCGGACCTGATCCACACGGTGGTGAAGGAAGCCGTGCAGGGGCAGGATGTGACGCCCGTGTTCATGGGCTCGGCCTATAAGAACAAAGGTGTCCAGCCGCTGCTGGATGCGGTCGTCCGCTATTTGCCCTCGCCGCTCGAACGCCGCGTCGTGGCCAAGGCCTACAACAATCCGAGCGAAGAAGTGCCGCTGGTGCCCGACGTGAACAAGCCGCTCGTCGGCATGGCGTTCAAGATCGTCGACGATCCGCACGGCCAACTGACGTTCATGCGGATCTATCAAGGCCGGGCCGGGAAGGGCGAAATGTATTTCAACCAGCGCACCGGCCAAAAGCAGCGATTCAGCCGCATCGTGAAGATGCACGCCGATAAGCGAACCGAAGTGGATTCGGCCGATGCGGGCGATATCGTGGCCATCATGGGCATCGATGCCGCCAGCGGCGACACGTATGCCGCGACGCCGAAATTCTGCACGCTCGAAAGCATGTTCATTGCCGAACCGGTCATCAAGAAGGCCATCAACCCGGTCAGCCGCGACGGGGCCGACCGCTTGAGCAAGGCCCTGGCCCGGTTCATGCGCGAAGACCCGACGTTCCGCTGCACGGCCGATGAAGAAACCGGCGAAACCGTGATCGCCGGCATGGGCGAATTGCACTTGGAAATCTATGTCGAACGGATTCGCCGCGAATACAAAGTCGAGGTCGAAGTCGGCGCCCCGAAGGTCAGCTACCGCGAAGCCCCGACCGCCAAGGCCGAATACAACTATCGCCACAAGAAGCAAACGGGCGGTTCCGGCCAGTTCGCCCATATCGTCGGCTATCTCGAGCCGCTGCCCGAGGATGCGGAAGAAAACTTCGAGTTCGAAAGCACGGTCGTGCAGGGCCGCATCCCGAAGGAATACATTCCCTCGGTGGAAAAGGGCTTTGCGGCCTCGGTCGCCAAGGGGCCGATCGCCGGGTATCCGATCGTCGGCGTCAAGGGCGTGCTCGAAGACGGCTCATACCACGATGTCGATAGCTCCGATATGGCGTTCCAAACGTGCGCCCGCAACTGCTTCCGTGAAACATTCTTGCAAACCAAGCCGGTGTTGCTCGAACCGATCATGAAAGTGGAAATTGAAGTGCCGGCGAATTATCAGGGCCCCGTGGCCGGCGAATTGACCAGCCGCCGCGGGCTGATCGTTTCGACCGAAGTGCAGGGGGTCAACGCGGTGATCGAAGGGGAAGTGCCGCTGGCCGAAACGTTCGGCTACTCGACCGATCTGCGCAGCATGACGCAGGGGCAGGGCACCTTCACGATGGAATTCCTCAAATATCGCCGCGTTCCCAACGCGATCCAGCAAGAAATCATCGCCGAGAAAAAGAAGCGCGAGCTCGTCGGGGCGAAATGA
- a CDS encoding SpoIIE family protein phosphatase: MAILEVFAGNNVGEQVKLAEGRSIMGRHPDCDIVLDAGAVSRQHAQITWIDGDYFVEDLHSRNGTFVNGEPIQAPRRLAEGDRLKICDLAFTFYRDQPSQRATVAATGLETVIGGAMLVEDDDSGSVGRSTIMSKIDILSDAGGVRLGVNPEMKLRALIEITQNLRKSINVDEVLPKLLDSLFKIFVQADRGFVVLRGPVEGQLLLKAVKQRRAAGDDAIRMSRTIVNEVLTNKQAILSADAATDSRFQMSQSIADFRIRSMMCAPLVSSDGNALGAIQLDTLDQRSRFQQDDLDMLAGVAGQAAFVLENAQLHEQSLKQQSIQRDLELAHKVQQGLLPAAPPKIEKYRFFDFYEPANQVGGDFYDYIRLSNGRLAIVLADVSGKGVSAALVMAKLSAEVRYCLASESSAAAAINRINYGFCHSGWDDRFVTMVMALVDPQREEATIVNAGHMPPLLRRGPHRVEPIGGDQSGVPLGVDPDHRYHASTVRLNPGDFMTLFTDGISEAMNAENQLYGINRLTEQVGANADDVAALGRQILDDVKQFVGGRPQSDDMCLLCFGRER, from the coding sequence ATGGCTATTTTGGAAGTTTTTGCCGGCAACAATGTCGGCGAGCAGGTGAAGCTGGCCGAGGGACGGTCTATCATGGGCCGTCATCCGGATTGCGACATCGTTCTCGATGCCGGCGCTGTCAGCCGGCAGCATGCCCAAATCACTTGGATCGACGGCGATTATTTCGTCGAAGACCTGCACAGCCGCAACGGCACCTTCGTCAATGGCGAGCCGATCCAGGCCCCGCGGCGGCTGGCCGAGGGCGATCGGCTGAAAATCTGCGACCTCGCCTTCACATTCTACCGCGACCAGCCGAGCCAGCGGGCCACGGTCGCCGCAACCGGCCTGGAAACCGTCATCGGCGGGGCAATGCTCGTCGAAGACGACGATTCCGGATCGGTCGGGCGGTCGACCATCATGTCGAAGATCGACATTTTGTCCGACGCCGGCGGCGTGCGGCTCGGCGTCAATCCGGAGATGAAGTTGCGGGCACTAATCGAGATCACGCAGAACCTGCGCAAATCGATCAATGTCGACGAAGTGCTCCCCAAGCTGCTCGACAGCCTGTTCAAGATTTTCGTGCAAGCAGATCGGGGTTTCGTCGTGCTGCGTGGGCCAGTCGAGGGGCAATTGCTGCTCAAGGCGGTGAAGCAGCGGCGCGCTGCCGGCGACGACGCCATTCGCATGAGCCGCACCATCGTCAACGAAGTGCTCACGAACAAGCAGGCCATCCTTTCCGCGGACGCGGCCACCGACTCGCGCTTTCAGATGAGCCAAAGCATTGCCGATTTTCGCATCCGCTCGATGATGTGCGCCCCGCTGGTGAGCAGCGACGGCAATGCCCTCGGGGCGATCCAACTCGACACGCTCGACCAGCGAAGCCGCTTTCAACAAGACGATCTCGATATGTTGGCCGGGGTCGCCGGGCAGGCGGCATTCGTGCTTGAAAACGCCCAGCTTCATGAGCAATCGCTCAAGCAGCAGTCGATCCAGCGCGATCTGGAACTGGCCCACAAGGTGCAGCAAGGCCTGTTGCCCGCCGCGCCGCCGAAGATTGAAAAGTATCGTTTTTTCGATTTCTACGAGCCGGCGAATCAAGTCGGCGGCGACTTCTACGACTATATCCGCTTGAGCAACGGCCGGCTGGCGATCGTGCTTGCCGATGTGTCGGGAAAGGGAGTTTCCGCAGCGCTCGTGATGGCGAAGCTGTCGGCCGAGGTGCGGTATTGCCTGGCGAGCGAGTCGTCGGCCGCGGCGGCCATCAACCGCATCAACTACGGTTTTTGCCACAGCGGCTGGGACGACCGCTTCGTGACGATGGTGATGGCCTTGGTCGACCCGCAGCGCGAGGAAGCGACGATTGTCAACGCGGGGCATATGCCGCCGCTGTTGCGGCGCGGGCCGCATCGGGTCGAGCCGATCGGCGGCGACCAATCCGGCGTGCCGCTGGGGGTCGATCCCGACCATCGCTATCATGCCAGCACGGTGAGGCTGAATCCCGGCGATTTCATGACGCTGTTTACCGACGGAATCAGCGAAGCGATGAACGCCGAGAACCAGCTTTACGGAATCAACCGGCTTACCGAGCAAGTCGGCGCGAATGCCGACGACGTGGCCGCATTGGGCCGGCAGATTCTCGACGACGTGAAGCAATTCGTCGGCGGCCGCCCGCAGAGCGACGACATGTGCTTGCTTTGCTTCGGGCGGGAGCGATGA
- a CDS encoding GDSL-type esterase/lipase family protein, translating to MQRCNSILLLLPIFAGLVFGIVMIPAESRFLCAAEPASTAAIEKLPYGHDYFKLRGGLQNCRTHFEREKTGRVVFLGGSITEMDGWRELVCKDLERRFPQTKFDFINAGISSTGSTPGAFRLMRDVFGRGPVDLLFEEAAVNDDTNSFSDEAQIRGMEGIVRHARLVQPEIDIVLLQFVDPGKMVLINQGKTPAVIANHEKVADFYRLPSIDLAREVTERIRAGQFTWEKDFRDLHPAPFGQALYARSIARLFDAAWKEPLAAGAMVEAHPLPLKPIDPKSYFRGRLGDIHDAKIVAGWKIDNAWKPHDKAGTRKRFVDVPMLVADGPGATLTLRFSGTAIGIFVAAGPDAGIVEYSVDGRPAKSQDLFTQWSSGLHIPWTYVLNGDLSDGEHELTLRIAGKKNPASTGHACRIVDFLLN from the coding sequence ATGCAGCGCTGCAATTCAATTTTGTTGCTCTTGCCGATTTTCGCTGGCCTCGTTTTTGGGATCGTCATGATTCCCGCGGAAAGTCGCTTCTTGTGCGCCGCCGAACCGGCTTCCACAGCGGCAATCGAGAAATTGCCGTATGGGCACGATTATTTCAAGCTTCGCGGCGGCCTACAGAATTGCCGAACCCATTTCGAACGTGAGAAGACCGGGCGTGTCGTGTTTCTCGGCGGGTCGATCACCGAAATGGACGGTTGGCGCGAATTGGTTTGCAAAGATCTCGAGCGGCGATTTCCGCAAACCAAGTTCGACTTCATCAATGCCGGCATCTCTTCGACCGGTTCGACGCCCGGCGCGTTCCGGCTCATGCGCGACGTATTCGGCCGTGGCCCGGTAGATCTGCTGTTCGAGGAAGCGGCCGTCAACGACGACACGAACAGTTTTTCCGACGAAGCGCAGATTCGCGGCATGGAAGGGATCGTCCGCCATGCCCGGCTCGTGCAGCCCGAGATCGATATTGTGTTGCTGCAATTCGTTGATCCGGGAAAGATGGTGCTGATCAACCAGGGCAAGACGCCGGCCGTGATCGCGAATCATGAAAAAGTCGCGGATTTCTACCGCCTGCCGTCGATCGATCTGGCCCGAGAGGTGACCGAGCGGATTCGGGCCGGGCAATTCACGTGGGAAAAAGATTTTCGAGACCTGCATCCCGCGCCGTTCGGCCAAGCGCTTTATGCTCGGAGTATTGCTCGGCTGTTTGATGCGGCGTGGAAAGAGCCGCTCGCGGCCGGAGCGATGGTCGAGGCCCATCCGCTTCCCTTGAAGCCGATCGATCCGAAGAGCTACTTCCGCGGCCGGCTCGGCGATATCCACGACGCGAAGATCGTAGCCGGCTGGAAAATCGACAATGCCTGGAAGCCGCACGACAAGGCCGGCACCCGAAAGCGATTCGTCGACGTGCCGATGCTCGTGGCCGACGGGCCGGGGGCGACGCTGACGCTGAGATTCTCCGGCACCGCGATCGGAATCTTCGTGGCCGCCGGGCCGGATGCCGGAATCGTCGAATACAGTGTCGACGGCCGGCCGGCGAAGTCGCAAGACCTGTTCACCCAATGGAGCAGCGGGCTGCACATCCCGTGGACCTACGTTCTCAACGGCGACCTCTCCGATGGCGAGCATGAATTGACGCTGCGCATCGCCGGCAAGAAAAATCCCGCCAGCACGGGCCACGCCTGCCGAATCGTCGATTTTCTGTTGAATTGA
- a CDS encoding carbon storage regulator, translating to MLVLSRKQGQSIVIDERTVVTVLQIGQGRVQIGIVAPPRVPVYRQEIHDRIKAEQRLLEAGNTAASASQTGETLITIELTSA from the coding sequence ATGTTGGTCCTCTCGCGTAAACAAGGACAATCGATCGTAATCGACGAGCGGACAGTCGTCACGGTGTTGCAGATCGGACAGGGGCGGGTACAGATCGGGATCGTGGCGCCGCCGCGCGTGCCGGTCTACCGCCAGGAGATTCACGACCGGATCAAAGCCGAACAGCGGCTGCTGGAAGCCGGCAATACCGCCGCTTCGGCGTCGCAAACCGGGGAAACGCTGATCACGATCGAGCTCACAAGCGCGTAG
- a CDS encoding FAD:protein FMN transferase, with protein MNRIAALRRLIYFFCLAATLFAVATSSSNAAVEEPTFAGPAQGTTYRVRLGEPLDVPALSAVRGEIDAILAGVDRQMSRYHSDTEVSQFNRSRSTDWLAVSPDLAAVVRAAIAIHDRSGGTFDITVAPLVDLWGFGPRGGMGHVPPADEIARVRHSVGSELIAVRVDPPALRKTRPEVALDLNGIAPGFAVDRIARALERRGVTNYLIRLDGHIRARGHAFDGRPWRVGIDRPTEIPSGVQLALEPGDAALSTSGDYRHYFLQDGHRYSHIIDPRTGRPIAHAATSVSIVAGDCLTADAWAKALMVLGPIDGVRLANERGIAAYYVVRRAGEGGETRETDFRAIASREFARRFFSAGLGLDHDALRPTATEAVEPPTANQERLAGAIHIASLRWTTLAIVVAFAIAAALVAWRRRSGPAASATESRCTASPKRKRGSH; from the coding sequence ATGAACCGCATCGCCGCTCTCCGACGACTCATCTACTTTTTCTGCCTGGCGGCAACGCTTTTTGCCGTTGCCACTAGCTCGTCGAACGCGGCGGTCGAAGAACCGACATTCGCCGGTCCCGCTCAAGGCACCACGTATCGCGTGCGTCTCGGAGAACCGTTGGATGTGCCGGCACTGTCAGCGGTCCGCGGCGAAATCGATGCGATTCTGGCCGGCGTCGATCGGCAGATGTCGCGCTACCATTCCGACACCGAGGTGTCGCAATTCAATCGCTCGCGGTCGACCGATTGGCTTGCGGTCTCGCCGGATCTGGCGGCAGTCGTGCGCGCTGCGATTGCGATTCACGATCGCAGCGGCGGAACGTTCGATATCACCGTCGCGCCGCTGGTCGATCTGTGGGGTTTCGGTCCGCGCGGCGGAATGGGTCATGTGCCGCCGGCCGACGAAATTGCCCGCGTTCGCCACTCGGTCGGCTCAGAACTGATTGCGGTGCGCGTTGATCCGCCGGCGTTGCGCAAAACTCGTCCGGAGGTCGCACTCGATCTGAACGGCATCGCACCGGGCTTTGCGGTCGATCGAATCGCGCGAGCGCTTGAGCGCCGCGGAGTGACGAATTATCTGATTCGGCTCGACGGCCATATTCGCGCGCGGGGCCATGCCTTCGACGGCCGACCGTGGCGCGTCGGCATCGATCGGCCGACCGAAATTCCCAGCGGCGTGCAGTTGGCGCTCGAGCCGGGGGACGCGGCCCTCTCCACGTCGGGCGACTATCGACATTATTTTCTGCAAGACGGCCATCGCTATTCGCATATCATCGACCCGCGCACCGGCCGGCCGATCGCGCACGCCGCCACGTCGGTGTCGATCGTAGCCGGCGATTGCCTGACGGCCGATGCGTGGGCCAAGGCGCTAATGGTGCTCGGCCCGATCGATGGAGTGCGACTGGCGAACGAACGCGGCATCGCGGCTTATTATGTAGTGCGTCGCGCCGGCGAAGGGGGCGAAACCCGCGAAACCGATTTTCGAGCCATCGCGAGCCGCGAATTTGCCCGGCGATTTTTCTCGGCTGGACTCGGCCTCGACCATGATGCACTCCGACCCACTGCGACTGAGGCAGTCGAACCGCCGACGGCTAATCAAGAGCGACTGGCCGGCGCGATCCACATTGCTTCCTTGAGATGGACGACGTTAGCGATCGTTGTAGCCTTCGCGATTGCGGCAGCGCTTGTGGCGTGGCGCCGACGAAGCGGGCCAGCTGCATCCGCGACGGAATCGCGGTGCACCGCTAGCCCGAAGCGTAAGCGAGGAAGCCACTGA
- a CDS encoding FMN-binding protein, whose product MKHFPRAAAARRWSVHGSRVAVFVAIVLLIHARYRALVAKSGASGPPPIPLQRVREFFPTAESLRASAIVAGGFDVRGARGGRIGTVLETAPNSDSTIGFSGSTNLLVALDSAGRIAGLAVLSSGDTPQHVARVRNDPKFFRGYIGLTLDEAARRVSVDAVSGATLTSFAMAEGLRRRLGGAAGASLKFPAAVTVGDVRSLFPHAEQIESDPGDPSVARVRGRKDAPLGWVLRTSPAADNTIGYQGPTDALVGIDLQGRVVGLAIHQSYDNEPYVGYVRDDEEFRNLFDGKSIEALAGLDLEAAGVEGVSGATMTSMAVAKGLVLAAKGKLVQEQASRRSQSRGLSFAPADVGTLVVVLAGIVIGFTKLRGIATVRVGFQFLVLAYLGLVNGVLLSQAQLLGWAQSGVPAGAWSLILLTAAALLLPIMTKRNLYCSHLCPHGALQQLALRFAHPRHTIPRPWRTAIGLVPGGLLLFCLLVSLAHWPFNLADIEPFDAYVFRIAGWGTLAIAAVGGVASLFVPMAYCRYGCPTGALLNYLRGNARSGRFTRRDLLAGACLALAALFWWVGK is encoded by the coding sequence ATGAAGCATTTTCCGCGGGCGGCGGCGGCGCGGCGATGGAGCGTACACGGCTCGCGCGTCGCCGTGTTCGTCGCGATCGTGCTATTGATTCACGCTCGCTACCGGGCGCTGGTTGCGAAAAGCGGCGCGTCGGGGCCGCCCCCGATTCCACTCCAGCGCGTTCGCGAATTCTTTCCGACCGCTGAAAGTTTGAGAGCCTCGGCAATCGTCGCTGGCGGCTTCGATGTTCGCGGCGCCCGCGGCGGTCGAATCGGCACGGTGCTTGAAACGGCCCCGAACAGCGATTCGACGATTGGTTTCTCCGGCTCGACGAATCTCCTCGTGGCCTTGGATTCCGCCGGCCGCATTGCCGGGCTCGCCGTGCTCTCCAGCGGCGACACGCCGCAGCATGTGGCGCGCGTAAGAAACGATCCGAAATTTTTCCGTGGCTACATCGGGCTGACGCTCGACGAAGCAGCTCGCCGCGTCAGCGTCGACGCGGTGTCTGGAGCGACGCTGACCAGCTTTGCCATGGCCGAGGGCCTGCGGCGGCGGCTCGGCGGCGCCGCGGGCGCATCGCTGAAATTTCCGGCGGCAGTGACCGTCGGCGATGTTCGTTCGTTGTTTCCGCATGCGGAACAAATCGAGTCAGACCCCGGCGATCCGTCGGTGGCGCGTGTTCGCGGCCGAAAGGATGCTCCGCTGGGCTGGGTGCTGCGGACATCGCCGGCGGCCGACAATACGATCGGCTATCAGGGCCCGACCGATGCTCTGGTGGGCATCGATTTGCAAGGCCGAGTCGTCGGGCTGGCGATTCATCAGAGTTACGATAACGAGCCATATGTCGGCTACGTTCGCGACGACGAGGAATTTCGCAATTTGTTCGATGGCAAGTCGATCGAGGCACTGGCGGGGCTCGACCTCGAGGCGGCCGGAGTGGAAGGCGTTTCCGGCGCGACGATGACCAGCATGGCCGTCGCAAAAGGATTGGTGCTGGCCGCCAAGGGAAAACTCGTCCAGGAACAAGCGTCTCGGCGATCGCAATCGCGCGGGCTGAGTTTTGCGCCGGCCGACGTCGGAACGCTTGTCGTTGTTCTCGCCGGGATCGTCATCGGCTTTACCAAATTGCGCGGCATCGCCACGGTGCGCGTCGGCTTTCAATTTCTCGTGCTGGCCTATTTGGGATTGGTGAATGGCGTGCTGCTTTCTCAAGCTCAATTGTTGGGTTGGGCTCAGTCGGGAGTGCCTGCCGGTGCATGGAGCCTGATCCTGCTGACGGCGGCGGCGCTCCTTCTGCCAATCATGACAAAGCGCAACCTGTATTGCTCGCATCTCTGCCCGCACGGGGCGCTGCAGCAGCTTGCGTTGCGATTCGCCCATCCTCGCCACACGATTCCGCGACCGTGGCGAACTGCGATCGGGCTTGTTCCGGGCGGCTTGCTTCTTTTTTGCCTGCTGGTTTCGCTTGCCCATTGGCCGTTCAATTTGGCCGATATCGAGCCCTTTGACGCCTACGTGTTTCGCATCGCCGGCTGGGGAACGTTGGCGATTGCCGCGGTGGGCGGCGTGGCTTCGTTGTTCGTGCCGATGGCCTATTGCCGCTATGGCTGCCCCACCGGGGCGCTGCTCAATTATCTGCGCGGCAACGCCCGTAGCGGCCGATTTACGCGGCGCGACTTGCTCGCTGGCGCGTGTTTGGCATTGGCGGCTTTATTCTGGTGGGTCGGAAAATGA
- a CDS encoding PEP-CTERM sorting domain-containing protein: protein MQTSMICNMSFRSVHAARTAGPIWSAIVLGLFVLTGTATAASVQLVETVPDNPNDGSWVFTNNSGTSASFTTVSGGSPVTFDYTPGSISGSLGSQLSGDLAAHLFLTATTMTPASSTTFFGPLFYDQPIDSGTIQILLDTPINGQTNLLTVNFTNATINGFSGTSSFSDQDGLDTGTVTYSSAFLNFAGTSTGNNFMTPLSADLSQGPGNFLNDFTSNGISTFGFDNANLTATAVPEPSSIVLLCLGGITLTGVALRRMRMQSAQF from the coding sequence ATGCAAACTTCGATGATCTGCAACATGTCGTTTCGATCTGTCCATGCCGCGCGCACCGCTGGTCCCATTTGGTCCGCGATCGTATTGGGGCTTTTTGTCCTGACCGGCACTGCTACCGCGGCCTCTGTGCAGCTCGTCGAGACCGTGCCGGACAATCCGAATGACGGTAGCTGGGTTTTTACGAACAATTCTGGCACCAGCGCATCTTTCACGACTGTTTCCGGCGGCTCGCCCGTCACGTTCGACTATACGCCCGGCTCCATCTCAGGTTCGCTAGGCAGCCAGCTTTCGGGCGATCTTGCCGCTCATCTTTTTCTAACTGCGACGACGATGACCCCGGCTTCATCCACAACTTTCTTCGGCCCCCTATTCTACGATCAACCCATCGACTCGGGCACGATCCAGATTCTTCTCGATACGCCCATCAACGGACAAACCAATCTACTGACAGTGAACTTTACGAACGCGACCATCAATGGCTTTAGCGGCACTTCGTCGTTCAGCGATCAGGATGGATTAGACACTGGAACCGTGACCTATTCGTCGGCATTTTTGAATTTTGCAGGTACGTCCACCGGCAATAATTTCATGACGCCGCTGTCTGCCGACCTGTCTCAGGGGCCGGGAAACTTTCTCAACGATTTCACTTCAAACGGGATATCGACGTTTGGCTTCGATAATGCCAATCTAACGGCGACTGCCGTGCCCGAGCCCTCCAGCATCGTGCTACTTTGCCTCGGAGGGATTACTCTGACTGGCGTTGCTCTGCGCAGAATGCGAATGCAATCGGCCCAGTTTTAG
- a CDS encoding cold shock domain-containing protein: MAEGTIKKLTDKGFGFIKTSGDKDLFFHSSSVQDGSFDDLHEGQRVSYTEGQGKKGPCAENVKPL; encoded by the coding sequence ATGGCCGAAGGCACGATCAAAAAATTGACGGACAAGGGTTTCGGATTCATCAAGACAAGCGGCGACAAAGACCTCTTCTTTCATTCGTCGAGCGTCCAGGATGGCAGTTTCGACGACCTGCATGAAGGCCAAAGGGTCTCGTACACGGAAGGCCAGGGCAAAAAAGGGCCGTGTGCCGAGAACGTCAAGCCGCTTTAG